Proteins from a genomic interval of Candidatus Omnitrophota bacterium:
- a CDS encoding RHS repeat protein produces MPTAISTPRRCTFLHLRGREIITYNKNGNPETIKDAKNHVTTYNYDLLNRLTNVTYEYNEQINYIYDKMGNLKTKKDQNNNIVTYDYDDSYRLKIKTYQDT; encoded by the coding sequence ATTCCCACGGCAATTTCTACACCGCGTAGGTGTACCTTTTTACACCTACGCGGTAGGGAAATTATTACTTATAACAAGAATGGAAACCCCGAAACCATAAAAGATGCCAAAAATCATGTTACTACATATAATTACGACTTGTTAAACAGACTAACAAATGTAACATATGAATACAACGAACAGATTAACTATATCTATGACAAGATGGGTAATCTCAAGACAAAGAAAGACCAAAATAACAACATCGTAACTTACGACTATGATGATAGTTACAGGTTAAAGATAAAGACATATCAGGACAC